In Bacillus cereus ATCC 14579, a single window of DNA contains:
- the cymR gene encoding cysteine metabolism transcriptional regulator CymR: protein MKISTKGRYGLTIMIDLAKKFGEGPISLKSIAQAHDLSEHYLEQLISPLRNARLVKSTRGAYGGYVLSDQPANITAGDVIRVLEGPISVVEMIEEEEPAQRQLWMRVRDAVQEVLDSTTLEDLVRYEEENHGGYMFYI, encoded by the coding sequence ATGAAGATTTCAACAAAAGGCCGCTATGGCTTAACAATTATGATTGATCTTGCAAAAAAGTTTGGTGAAGGTCCGATTTCATTAAAATCAATTGCGCAGGCGCATGACTTATCCGAGCATTACTTAGAGCAATTAATTTCACCACTTCGTAACGCTCGTCTTGTAAAGAGTACGCGCGGGGCATACGGCGGATATGTATTATCTGATCAACCGGCTAACATTACAGCTGGGGATGTAATCCGTGTATTAGAGGGACCGATTAGTGTTGTAGAAATGATAGAAGAAGAAGAGCCAGCACAGCGCCAGTTATGGATGCGTGTTCGTGATGCGGTGCAAGAAGTGTTAGATAGTACAACGTTAGAAGATTTAGTACGTTATGAGGAAGAAAATCACGGGGGCTATATGTTTTACATTTAA
- a CDS encoding replication-associated recombination protein A, whose translation MKQPLAHRMRPTNIQEIIGQQHLVGEGKILWRMVQANHFQSMILYGPPGTGKTSIASAIAGSTGTPFRLLNAVTHNKKDMEVVVQEAKMHRHLVLILDEVHRLDKAKQDFLLPHLESGLLTLIGATTSNPFHAINSAIRSRCQIFELHALTEEDILIGLKRALEDKEKGLGEYAVTVTDEALHHFANASGGDMRSAYNALELAVLSSFTTDDQAAEITLEIAEECLQKKSFVHDKGGDAHYDVLSAFQKSVRGSDVNAALHYLARLIEAGDLQSIGRRLLIMAYEDIGLASPQAGPRTLAAIESAERVGFPEARIPLANAVIELCLSPKSNSAYKALDAALHDLRNGQTGDIPSHLKDSHYKGAESLGRGIGYLYPHDHPNGWVRQQYLPDKIKSKQYYKPKTTGKFEQALSTVYERLQTSNKTKNKG comes from the coding sequence ATGAAACAACCACTCGCACATCGAATGCGCCCTACAAATATTCAAGAAATTATTGGGCAACAACATTTAGTTGGTGAAGGAAAGATTTTATGGCGAATGGTCCAAGCCAATCATTTTCAATCTATGATTTTATACGGTCCTCCAGGTACAGGAAAAACATCCATTGCCAGTGCAATTGCAGGAAGTACCGGTACCCCGTTTCGTCTATTGAACGCTGTTACTCACAATAAAAAAGATATGGAAGTTGTCGTACAAGAAGCGAAGATGCATCGACACCTCGTTTTAATTTTAGATGAAGTTCACCGTCTAGATAAAGCAAAGCAAGACTTTCTATTACCTCACTTAGAAAGCGGACTTCTTACTTTAATTGGTGCTACGACAAGTAATCCATTCCATGCAATAAACTCCGCTATTCGAAGCAGGTGTCAAATTTTCGAATTACACGCACTAACAGAAGAAGATATTTTAATTGGGTTAAAAAGAGCTTTAGAAGATAAAGAAAAAGGGCTTGGAGAATATGCAGTAACGGTAACAGATGAAGCACTACATCACTTTGCAAACGCCTCTGGTGGTGATATGCGTTCCGCTTATAACGCACTTGAGCTTGCTGTATTATCTAGCTTTACTACAGACGATCAAGCGGCTGAAATCACACTCGAGATTGCAGAAGAATGCTTACAAAAGAAGAGCTTCGTCCACGACAAAGGCGGCGATGCTCATTATGATGTATTATCAGCATTTCAAAAATCAGTGCGCGGAAGTGATGTAAATGCAGCACTCCATTATTTAGCACGCCTTATTGAAGCAGGTGATTTACAAAGCATTGGCAGACGCCTTCTTATTATGGCTTATGAAGATATTGGACTTGCTAGCCCACAAGCTGGACCACGTACACTAGCTGCAATTGAATCAGCTGAACGAGTTGGATTCCCAGAAGCACGCATCCCACTTGCAAATGCCGTTATCGAGCTATGCTTATCACCAAAATCAAATTCAGCTTATAAAGCACTTGATGCTGCATTACACGATTTACGCAACGGTCAAACAGGTGACATTCCAAGCCATTTAAAAGATAGTCATTACAAAGGCGCAGAATCACTTGGAAGAGGCATTGGATATTTATATCCGCACGACCATCCAAACGGCTGGGTAAGGCAACAATACTTACCTGATAAAATAAAAAGCAAGCAATATTATAAACCGAAAACGACAGGAAAATTTGAGCAAGCACTTTCTACTGTTTATGAAAGATTACAAACTTCGAATAAAACGAAAAATAAAGGGTAA
- a CDS encoding RsfA family transcriptional regulator translates to MKTRQDAWTKEDDLLLAETVLRHIRSGSTQIKAFDEVGDALNRTSAACGFRWNAEVRPNYEDAVQLAKKQRKELKRSEANIEKDRFTKTKQLVIDADFSEDITPSKQDLTMQNVISFLQNLEHNNPSLAKLQTENDVLQAQLTSLQKTNHELETKLAVLTKKQQAIEEDYAMLVRIMDRARKLVSVEEQEEHIAPIFKTDQNGNLDIIYSAEN, encoded by the coding sequence ATGAAAACACGTCAAGATGCATGGACAAAAGAAGATGATCTCCTTTTAGCAGAAACTGTTTTGCGACATATTCGCAGCGGAAGTACACAAATAAAAGCGTTTGATGAAGTTGGCGACGCTTTAAACCGCACTTCCGCAGCTTGTGGTTTTAGATGGAATGCTGAAGTAAGACCGAATTACGAAGATGCGGTGCAGCTTGCAAAAAAACAACGTAAAGAATTAAAACGTTCTGAAGCTAATATAGAAAAAGATCGGTTCACGAAAACGAAACAACTCGTAATTGACGCCGATTTTTCAGAAGATATTACGCCAAGTAAACAAGATCTTACAATGCAAAATGTCATTTCATTTTTACAAAATTTAGAACATAACAATCCTTCACTTGCAAAGTTGCAAACTGAAAATGATGTATTACAAGCTCAACTCACCTCTCTGCAAAAAACGAATCATGAACTTGAAACGAAATTAGCAGTACTCACAAAAAAACAACAAGCAATCGAAGAAGATTACGCGATGCTTGTTCGAATTATGGATCGTGCTCGAAAACTTGTTTCAGTCGAAGAGCAAGAAGAGCATATTGCCCCGATTTTCAAAACCGATCAAAATGGGAATTTAGATATTATTTATTCTGCAGAGAATTAA
- a CDS encoding tRNA threonylcarbamoyladenosine dehydratase codes for MLHQFSRNELAFGKEGLEILKNSTVGILGIGGVGSFAAEALARSGVGRLVLVDKDVVDITNVNRQIHALVSTVGRSKVELMKERIADINPECEVIGLEMFYTDETYEEFFKHGLDFVVDASDTITFKIHLIKQCLRRKIKIISSMGAANKMDPTRFRIADISKTHTDPIAKVIRTKLRKEGIKKGVKVVFSDENPIVIREEVRKEIVPDENAKIRKAKLPPSSNAFVPSVAGLIMASHVVRERIKNVEVKRVGQE; via the coding sequence ATGTTACATCAATTTTCACGTAATGAATTAGCCTTCGGTAAAGAAGGACTTGAAATATTAAAAAATAGTACAGTCGGTATTTTAGGAATTGGCGGCGTAGGCTCTTTTGCAGCTGAAGCGTTAGCACGTTCTGGCGTTGGACGTCTTGTATTAGTTGATAAAGACGTTGTAGATATTACAAACGTAAACCGTCAAATTCACGCTTTAGTATCTACTGTAGGACGTTCAAAAGTAGAATTAATGAAAGAGCGTATCGCAGACATTAACCCAGAGTGTGAAGTAATTGGACTTGAAATGTTTTATACAGATGAAACATATGAAGAGTTCTTTAAGCACGGTTTAGATTTCGTAGTGGATGCATCTGATACGATTACGTTCAAAATCCATTTAATTAAACAATGTTTACGTCGTAAAATTAAAATTATCTCAAGTATGGGTGCAGCGAATAAAATGGATCCAACTCGTTTCCGTATTGCGGACATTTCTAAAACACATACAGATCCAATTGCGAAAGTCATTCGTACGAAGCTTCGTAAAGAGGGTATTAAAAAAGGTGTAAAAGTTGTCTTCTCTGACGAAAACCCAATCGTAATTCGTGAAGAGGTACGTAAAGAAATCGTACCAGACGAAAATGCAAAAATTCGTAAAGCGAAATTACCGCCTTCATCAAATGCATTCGTACCATCTGTGGCAGGCTTAATTATGGCAAGTCACGTTGTACGTGAACGCATTAAAAACGTAGAAGTGAAACGTGTAGGGCAAGAATAA